Genomic DNA from Leucobacter triazinivorans:
CGATTCGCGTCCTTCATCGTCACCGGCTGATCGGATTGCCTGCACCGCGAGGGCAACCGCTTGTTGCGGGCCGATCCCGCGGGCGACCTCGATGGGCGGGAGATGCAGGCCCACTGGTTCCACGTCCACCGGGGTGCCACGACGAGAGGGGCGGGGGATCCAAGAGCCCCCGCCCCTCTTGTCGCGAGTGCGCCGTCAGCTCCCCTGGCGGCGCGACGTCTCAGCGATGACGCTCCAATCCCCCTCGCGCAGCTCGGGATCGGCGAGCGCCGTATCAAACGCTGCGATGAGGGCGGGCATGGTCGCCGGCTGCACCCCGGTCGCCTCGGCCACCGCCTCGGCGAGTGCGAGATCCTTCCGGCCGAGCGCGACGTGGAAGCCCGGCGGGTGGTACTCCTCGCGCGCGATGATCGAGCCGTAGCCGGAGTAGACCACGCCGCTGAAGAGCGTCGAACTGAGCAGCTCGGTGAACACCTCGGGAGCGACGCCGAGCCGCTCGGTCATCGCGACGGATTCGCCGATCGCCTGCATCGCGTGAATGATGTTGTAGTTCACTGCGGCCTTCACTGCGTTCGCCACCGACGGTCGTTCGCCGAGGTACCAGGTGCGCTTCCCGAGCACCTCGAAGTACGGCGCGAGTCCGTCGATCGTGGATTCGTCGCCGGCCGCCAGGATGTTGAGCTGCCCTGCAGCGGCGACATTCGGGCGCCCGAGCACCGGCGCCGCAATGTAGTTCGCATCGGAGCCCTCGAAGCGCGAGTAGAGGCGATCCGAGAGCGCTGGACTGATGGACGACATCATGACGTGGGTCCTCGCGCGGCAGGAGAGGAGCGCCTCGTCTGAGAACACGTCCGCGACAGCCGCGTCGTTGGCCAGCATGGAGAAGGACAGGGTAGCGGCGAGCGCGTCCGCTGGGGTGTCGGCCGCGCTCGCGCCGGCCGACACGAGCTCTTCGACCGCACCCGCAGAGCGATTCCACACGATCACGTCGTGTCCGGCTTCGACCAGGCGGGCCGCCATGGCCCGCCCCATCGTGCCGAGTCCGAGGAAGCCGACGGTGCTCATGCTTCGCCGCGTCCCCAGATCGTGTTCTTGTGGGATTGGGAGTCGCGTTGCAGGTTGAGCGGCCCGTCGATCGTGTAGTACCTGCGGCCGGCGACGATGAGGTCCTCTGCAGGGAACTTCGTGATCACCTCGCAGCCGTCGGCGGTCACGACGACCTCTTCCTCGATGCGGGCGGCGCCCCAGCCGTCGGCCGAGGGCCAGTACGTCTCGAGAGCGAACACCATGCCTTCCTCGATGAGCTCGGGGTGTTCGAGCGAGGTGAGGCGCGAGAAGATGGGCTTTTCCCAGATCGAGAGGCCGACGCCGTGCCCGTACTGCAGGGCGAAGGCAGCCATCTCATCGGGGAAGCCGAACTCCTCGGCCTTCGGCCAGACCTTGACGATGTCGGCCGTAGTGGCTCCCGGCCGGACGAGCGCGATCGCGCGGTCCATGTATTCGCGAGCCCGCTTGTACGCATCGCGTTGAGCGACGCTCGCCGAGCCGACGGCGAAGGTGCGGTAGTAGCACGTGCGGTAGCCGTTCCAGCTGTGCAAAATGTCGAAGAACGCGGGGTCCCCTGGGCGGATCAGCCGATCCGAGAACACGTGGGGGTGAGGTGCGCAGCGTTCGCCGGAGATCGCGTTGACGCCCTCCACGTATTCGGACCCGAGATCGTAGAGGGTCTTCGCGACGAGCCCGACGGCTTCGTTCTCGCGGACACCGGGGCGGAGGAAGCGATGGAGCTCCTCGTACGCCGCGTCGACCATGGAAGCGGCCTGGGTGAGGAGGAGGATCTCGTTGCGGGTCTTGATCCGGCGGGCCTCCATGAAGATCTGCTGGCCGTCGACGACATCGATCCCCTCGGCGCGCAGCGCCATGAGCACCGGCATCTCGATCACGTCGACCCCGAGGGGCGCGTTCGCGACGCCGAACTTCTCGAGCTCGCGCTTGATCTTCTTCGCGAGGTCGGCCGCCATCTCGGCGTCTGGCGGGAATGCGCCGCGGAGCGTTGAGATGCCCGCGCGTGAGCCGTTCTCCAGCCGGGGGCGCTTTGCGCCCTCGTGCGGGGCGTGCGGGTTCGCATCCATTTCGGAGGAGGTGACGTCGAGCCAGGGGTTGTAGAGCTGATGGTGCTTTGCCGCGGAGCCGAAATCCCAGACGATCGGGTCGGTATTGCGCGTCAGCAGCGAAAATCGGATGAGCTTATCCATCGCCCACGTGCCGATGTGGGTCGCGCTCATGTAGCGGATGTTCGAGAAGTCGAAGGCGAGGACAGCGCCGAGATCGGACCTCTGGAGTTCCGCTTTCAGACGTCCGAGCCGATCGTCGCGCAGCTGATCGAAGTCGACCCGCTGCTCCCAATCGACGCCGTTCGTGCCCGTGGTGCCGGTGCTCTTCATTGAAACCTCTCCTAGCATGGGGGAATACGTGCTCCCGCAATATGAAAGTTGTAAAGTAGAGCTTAACGCATCGAGCCGGGAATCCGGCTGGAAAAACGAGAGAATCTCGGAGAACCCATGTCCACAGAGGAAAGTATTGGTGAACGTTTGCGTTCAGCGCGCCTGGCGCGTCGCCTGAGTCTGCGCGGAGTGGCGCAGCAGCTCGGGGTGTCGGCGAGCCTGATCTCGCAGGTCGAGACGGGGAAGACGCGTCCATCCGTCGCCACGCTGTACGCGCTCGCAAGTCATCTGGACGTCTCCCTCGATGAACTGCTCGGGCTGGGGGCGGTGGAACGGCCGGGTGGGGCCGCCACTCCGGTGAGTTCGAGCGTGCAGCGCTCTTCGGACAATCCCGTGATCGAGATGGAGAACGGCGTGCGCTGGGAGCGCTTGGCGATGCAGCCGGGCGGCGCCGCCGATCCCGTGCTCGTCTCGTACGCTCCGGGGGCGTCGAGTTCGATCGAGGGCAAACTCATGCAGCACCGCGGTCAGGAGTACGGCTACGTGCTCGAGGGCACGATCACCCTGCAGCTCGAGTTCGACACTTTCGAGCTGCATCCGGGCGACTCGTTCCACTTCGACTCGGAGCGCCCTCACATCGTCTCGAATCGGGGGGACGTCGAAGCGAAGGGGGTGTGGTTCATCGTCGGGCGCGGCAGCGCGGGGAGCGTTCTCGGCGCCCACGAGGCTGGGCAGGCGCAGCGTTCCTCGGAGTCGGGGACCGACGCGCTGCATCGCAGCATCGGCGCGTAGGATCGCCCGGGTTCCGCAGACGCGTTCGCCCGCCGCACGGCCCCGTGCGGCGGGCGAACGCGTCTGCGGAACCCGAATCATGGCCGGGTGTGCAGGGCTGGTCGCGGGGCATCGATCCACGGGTCGATGAGGGTCTTGATCTGCGTCGCGGTGCCGTTCAGGAGCGGATCGAGTGCTTCCGGGATCAGTTCTCCCAGTGGGATGACCTGGCTCGCGATGTCGCTCCAGTCCGGGCGGGAGCTCAGCAGCCGGATCGCTTCGGGGAAGTCCGTCTCGAAGACGTGCGCCACGGTTCCGACGACGAGGTACTCGCGGAGTGTCCAGGTGCCGATGGCCTGCTGCGGCGGGGTGCGTTGGACGCCGACCGGCACGATCGTGGAGCCGGGTGCCGCGGCATCGAGCACCGAGGTGAAACCGGGGGCGGACCCGCTGACCTCGAAGAATACATCGGGATCGAGCTGCGCTTCAGCAAGTTGATCGGCGAGCGGGGCGCCGCCTGCCAGGAAGGTATGGTCAGCGCCGAGCGCACGGGCGAGTTCGAGGCGGTCTTCGTTGAGATCGACGACGATCACCTCGGCCCCGGTGCTTGCGGCGGCAACGGTGATGAATGCGCCGATGCCGCCGGCGCCGACGATCACCGCGGTGTCGTCGGCGGTCAATCCGCTGCGCCTCACGGCGTGCACTGCGATGGCCATCGGCTGGGTGAGGCCGAGAGTGTCTGTGGCGAGCCCGGAGCCGCTGACGTCGAGCACGATGTCAGCCGGGGCGACGACGTATCCGGCGAGGCCGCCGTCGTGGTGGAAGCCCTGAGTCGTATAGCTGCGGCAGAGATTCGTGCGTCCGGCGCGGCAGGGCTTGCAGGTGCCGCAGGAGATGCCCGCGCCGGACACGACCGTCGCGCCGAGAGCGATCCCTGTGACCTCCGCGCCGAGGGCCTCGACCGTGCCGACGAACTCGTGGCCGAGCGTGACCGGGGGCTGGGCGAGAACGAGCTGCTTGCCGTACTCCACAGCGTCGCTGCCGCAGACGCCGCAGACGCCGATCCTGATGAGCACCTCGCCCGGGCCGGGTGCCGGCACCGGGACCTCTTCGAGCCGGAGGTCGCCGACTGCGTGCAGTACGGCGGCCTGCATCGTCTTGGCGTGCGCCGTGCTCATGCGAAGCTTCCCGAAGCGATCGGCAGCTGGGCGGCCTCGCGGCTCTCGAGCATGGTGCCGAGGAAGTCCGTGTAGACCTGCTGATGCAGCGGGTGATCGAGGTATGCGTCGAGCGCATCCCCGTCGGCGACAATCGCGGCGACCGCGTAATCGGATCCGCCGGGACGCAGGTGGAGGTTGGGGCCGGCGGCGTACGAGTGGATGCAGTCGAGCTGTGCAGCCATCTCGGTCAGTGCCGCGGTCAGTGCGGCGATGCGTTCTTCGGTGACGTCCGGCTTCCAGCGGAAATTGGCGATGTGCAGGATCATGGGCTCCTCCTTGAGTGTGTGTTTAGTGGCAGTGTACATTGTTCCGCATGGCTGTGCACTCGACGATGCGCGGTCACTGAATCGGACGGAAGGCGGAGTATCATGGGCAATGCGCGGATCGCAGTACTGGGCGCAGGAGCCAATGGCGCCTCGATCGGAGCTGACCTCCTCGACGCCGGGCACGATGTCACGCTTATCGAGCAGTGGCCGGCGCACGTAGAGCGGATGCGTGAGGCGGGGCTCACGGTTGTGAGCGAGGGGGAGGCGCGGACAGTCCGCCCGCGGGCGATCCACCTCTGCGAAGTCGCGGAGGAGCGCGAGCCGTTCGACGCCGTGCTGATGCTGATGAAAGCGTACGATGCGAAGTGGTCGGCGCAGCTCATCGCGCCGCACCTCGCCGAGGACGGCGTGATGGCCGGCGTGCAGAACGGCATGACGACGGGCGCGGTGCGCGATGCCATCGGGGCGGAGCGCACGGTTGGCGCGGTGATCGAGTGCTCAGCGACGATGTTCGAGCCCGGCCTCGTGTATCGGCACACCGGCAGGGAGAGCGCCTGGTTCGCGACCGGGCTGCTCGAGGGGGGAGATCCGGCGCGCGAGTCCGTCGTGGCTGAGCTGCTCTCCGCGGCGGGCCGAGTCGAGCACTTCGAGGACATCGAATCGGCGAAGTGGATGAAGCTCGTCAGCAACGCCACGCTGCTCGTCTCCTCAGCGATACTGAATCTGCCGATGCTGGATGCGATGCGACTCACCGGCTATCGGGAGCTCATGATCGAGCTGGGCGAGGAAGCGCTCCGCGTCGGAACCGCGCTCGGGTATGCGACGCTGCCCATATTCGGTCTAGCAGTTGAGGAGGTGAGAGATCCGGCCCGGGTTGTCGAGAATATGACCGACAAGCTGTTCGCCGGCTTCGTGCGCCCGGGGGCGACAACTACTGTGCTGCAGGACTGGCAGCGAGGACGCCGCAGCGAAGCGGACGATCTGAACGGGCTCGTGGTGCGAGAGGCCGAACGGCTCGGGCTGGATGCGCCGGCGAATCGTCGCGTTCTCGAGTTCGCGAGAAGGATCGAACGCGGTGTGCTGCGGCCCGATCCGATGCACCTAGCAGATATGCGCGCCTTTTGAGCACTGCGCGGCTCTAAGCCCCGAAGATCTCGGGATGCTTCGAAAGCTGCCGGCGCGTACGGCGGATGTGCCCCGCCAGCACGCGCTCGGCCTCCTGGAAATCCCCGTCGCGCAGCGTCTGGATGAGGATGTTGTGCTCGTCATCGGCCAGGCGGCGCAGCTCGGGGGACCACGTGGCCACGTATGCGCGGCGGTAGGGGGCGGTGGTGTTCCAGAGCTTCGAGATGAGGTCGCCGAGTTGCTGGGTCCTGGCGTGGGCGTAGGTGGTGAGGTGGAACTCGCGGTCGAAGCGGAGGAAGCCGTCGACGTCAGCCGCCGCCGAGGCCTCGGACACCCGGGCCGCGAGCGATTCGAGGCGGGTGAAATCGTCCTCCGTGAGGTGGGGAGCGCTGAAGCCCAGCAGCAGGGGCTCGAGACGTTCGCGCATGAGGTAGACCTCCTCGCACTCGGGCAGCGTGAGCCGGGAGACCCACGAGCCGGAGTTCGCGACCGTGGTCACGAGCCCCTCGTGCACGAGGATGCGAATCGCCTCGCGAACGGGAACCCGACTCGCGCCGAAGCGTTCTGCGAGTTCCTCCTGCCGGATCCGGGTGCCCGGGTCGAGGTCGCCGCGGAGGATCTCCTCGCGCAGGCGCTCCGCGATCCGCTCGCCGGCGTCGCCGCCGCGCTGACCCGGTGATTCCGTGTGTGCTGCCATCATGCCCCTCCGCGTGGTCGTCACTCCCCCACCGTAATTCAGCGCTGCGGATGCAGGGGGTGCCACAGGAGCGTACCCGCATCCTGCTCGTACGCCTTGCCCTCGGGGTAGCTCACGAGCTCGAACTGCATGCCCCAGGGCGAGCGGAAGTAGACCCAGCGCTGCCCGGCGCTCGCGTTCGCGCTCGCAACGGGATCGCCCATGATCTCGATGCCCTCGGCGCGCAGGTACTCGAGGGCCGCGTCGAAATCATCGACGTAGAACGCGAGATGGTGCCCGCCGAGATCGCTGTTGCGGGGTTGAGGGCGCTGCTCGTCGGCCGGATCGTACTCGAAGACCTCGAAATTCGATCCGAAGCCGCAGCGGTAGAAGTTGAGGCGGCGCATGACCGTGCGCGGATGGACGCCGAGTTGCCGGGTCATCCAGTCTCCCTCGTCGTGCTGGAACGGGCCGAGCGAGTAGACGCGTTCGCAGCCGAGCACCCGCACGAAGAAGTCGTCTGCTTTGTCGAGGTCGGGGACGGTGAATCCGATGTGGTCGGTGCCGCGCAGTCCTGGCAGTGGCATCTCTTCTCCTCCGTTGGCGAGCAGGTTGACTTAATTGTATCCAATCATGGAGCAGAACGGGAGAATCTGCGCAGATGAAGACGGGGATAGCTTGCCATTGAATCCAATTAAGCGTATTGTCGGCTTATCCAACGACGACTCATCAACGGAGATTCACATGCCGAGACGCCGCACACTCGAAACGGGAGTGCCCTGGATCGAACTCGCCACGACGGCCGCCGACTGGAAGAAGGCGGACCCGCAGCTGCTCGCGACCATGCTGGGGCAGATCCAGCTGATCCGCTCGTTCGAGGAGTCGGTGCTCGAACTCGCCGGCGCCGGGCTCGTGCACGGCCCCGCCCACTCGAGCATCGGCCAGGAGGGCGGCGCGGTCGGCTCCATTCTCACGCTGCGCTCGAGCGACGGGGTGAACGGTTCGCACCGCGGCCACCACCAGTTCCTGGCCAAAGCGATCACCCACGTCTCGAACGGTGCGCTGGATCTCGGCGCATTGGTGGATACCGACATGCGGGCGATGCTGCAGCGCACGCTCGCCGAGATCCTCGGGCTCGCCCAGGGCTTCTCGGGCGGCCGCGGCGGATCGATGCACCTGCAGTGGCTGGAGGCCGGCGCGCTCGGCACCAATGCCATCGTCGGGGGCGGCGCCCCGCTGGCCGGCGGCAACGCCTGGGCGCAGCGGTACGCGGGCACCGACGATGTGTCGATCAACTACTTCGGCGACGGCTCGAGCCAGATCGGATCGGTGCTCGAGTCGATGAACCTGGCCGCCGCGTGGAAGACGCCGGTCATGTTCTTCATCGAGAACAACCTCTACGCCGTCTCCACCCACGCGAGCGAGGCGAGCGCCGACACTCGGTTCTCGGTGCGGGGCCAGGGCTTCTCGGTGCCGTCGTGGCGGGTCGACGGCATGGATCCCCTCGCGGTGCACCTCGCCACGCAGGAGGCGCTCGAGCGCATGCGCGGCGGCGAGGGCCCGGCGATCATCGAGGCCGAGGTCTACCGCTTCTTCCACCAGAACGGGCCCTTCCCCGGCAGTGCGTTCGGGTACCGCACGAAGGACGAGGAGAAGGCCTGGCGCGAGCGGGATCCGCTGCAGCGGATCGCATCGCGCATGCTGGAGCTCGGCCATGTGTCGGAGGCCGAGGTCGAATCGGTGCGAGAGCAGTCGAAGCAGGCCATGGCCGACGCCGTAGCGGCGCTCATCGAGGGCGACCCGGAGCGCGAGGGCAAGCGGCGGATCAAGCCCGAGCTGTGGCCCGATCCAGCGGTCGTCGACGCCGGCATCCGCAGCGATGCGCGCGAACTGGACGCGTGGGAGGCGAAGGAGCCGGGCGAGATCGGCGGATCCTGGCGCGACGTAAAGTTCGGCGACGCGGTGGCGGGTGCGATGGATCGTCGCATGGAGCAGGACGAGCGCATCGTCGTGCTCGGCGAGGACGTGCACAAGCTCGGCGGCGGCACGAACGGTGCCACGAAGGGGCTCGCCCAGAAGTACGGTCCCGAGCGCGTGGTCGGCACGCCGATCAGCGAGAACGCCTTCTTCGGCTTCGCCACGGGTGCGGCGCTCGACGGGCGCATCCGCCCGATCGTCGAGTTCATGTACCCCGACTTCATGTGGGTCGCCGCCGATCAGGTATTCAACCAGGCCGGGAAGGCCCGGCACATGTTCGGCGACAACAACGACGTGCCCCTGGTGCTGCGCACGAAGGTGGCGATGGGGGTGGGCTACGGCTCGCAGCACCTCATGGATCCGGCGGGGATCTTCGCCACGCAGCCCGGGTGGCGGATCGTGGCCGCCTCCAGCGCGGCCGACTACGTCGGCCTCATGAATGCAGCACTCGCGCTCGAGGACCCGGTGCTCGTGATCGAGCACGTCGACCTCTACGGCAAGGCCGATCGTGTGCCCGAGGGCGAGCTGGACTACATCATTCCGCCCGGATCGGCCGCGGTGCGGCGCGAGGGCTCGGATGTCACGGTGCTGACCTACCTGACGATGGTCGATCACGCGCTCGAGGCCGTCGAGCAGACGGGCATCGACGCCGAGGTGATCGACCTGCGCTGGCTCGACCGCGCCTCGTTCGACTGGGACACGGTCGGCGAGAGCATCAGGAAGACCAACGCCGTGCTGATCGTCGAGCAGGGCGCTCGGGGCGCCTCGTACGGGGGGTGGCTCGCCGACGAGATCCAGCGCCGATACTTCGACTGGCTCGACCAGCCCGTCGAGCGGGTCACCGGAGGCGAGGCGAGCCCGAGCATCTCGAAGGTGCTCGAGCGGGCCGCGATCGCCCGCACCGAAGAGGTCGTCGACGGCCTCGAGCGGGTGCGCACCGCACTCGGAGGGAGCAACTGATGGCCAGCATCGTGCGCATGCCGGAGCTCGTGACGGGCTCCGCCGAGGCCGCGATCGCGGCCTGGCTCGTGGCCGTGGGCGACGAGATTTCCGCCGGGCAGCCGATCGTCGAGATCGAGACCGAGAAGGCGACGGTCGAGTACGAGGCCGAAGCCTCCGGGGTGCTCGCCGGCACGCTGCTCGAGGCCGGGACGTCGGTGGAGGTGGGCACGCCCATCGCAGTGCTCGCCACCGGAGGCCAGTCGGCCGAGGAGGCGCTCGCCGAGGCCGGCGCGGCCTCGGGAGGCGACCCGGGAGCCGACGAGCCGGGATCGGCGCAGCCGGATCCTGAGCCTGCTCCGAACTCTGAGCCTGCGTCCCCTGAATCCGACGAACGGGCAGCCACCGCGGATCCGGAGACACCGACGGCCTCGGGCGAGCGACGGTTCGCGAGCCCGCTGGTGCGCAAGCTGGTGCGCGAGCGCGGTCTCGATCTCAGCGGGGTGCAGGGCACCGGACCGAACGGCCGGATCGTGCGCCGCGACCTGGACGGTCTCGCGGCCGTGCCGGTCCCGGCTCCCGCGGCCGCCGCCGCTGCGTCGTCGGAGTCGGCGGATGCCGCGCCGGACGTGCCCTCCGCGCCGAAGACCGTGCCGTCGAGCGCGCCCGAACCGGCTTCGGGATACACCGACGTGCCCCACACCGGGATGCGCCGGGCGATCGCGCGCCGGCTCACCGAGAGCAAGAGCACGGTGCCGCACTTCTACCTCGTCGCCGACTGCCGAATGGACGCGCTGCTCGAACTGCGTGCGCAGGTCAATGCGCTGGAGGCCACCCGGGTCTCGGTCAACGACTTCGTGGTGAAGGCGGTTGCCGCCGCGCTGCAGGACGTTCCGGGCGCGAATGCGATCTGGACGGACGATGCCACGCGCCGATTCGACTCGGTCGACATCTCCGTTGCGGTCTCCGTGCCCGACGGACTGTTCACTCCGGTCGTGCGCGGGGTCGAGAAGCTCTCGCTCGGCGCGCTCAGCCGCGAGATCCGCGACTACGCCGAGCGCGCGCGTGCGGGCAGGCTGAAGCAGCACGAGCTCGAGGGCGGGTCGTTCTCGGTCTCCAACCTCGGCATGTACGGCACGAGCGAGTTCTCGGCGATCCTCAACCCGCCGCAGGCCGGTATCCTCGCCGTCGGCGCGGCGGAGAAGCGCCCGGTGGTGCAGGACGACGGTGCGCTCGGCGTCGCGACGATCATGACGGTCACGCTCTCGGCCGACCACCGTGTCCTCGACGGCGCGCTCGCCGCCGAGTGGCTCGCGGCCTTCACGAAGCGCATCGAGTCCCCGATGAGCCTGCTCGTCTGAATCCGGGTTCCGTCGTCGTCGCGCGATCGGGGCGTCGCGCGATCGGGGCGCCGCGCGATCGGGGCGCCGCGCGATCGGGGAGTGCGGCTCTAGCCGATTCGGTCAGATGAGCCGCAGACCCGGCGGAGGTACGAAGTCCGGGCCCGGTGAGTCGACGGGATCCCCCGCGGGATCCACCTCCGCGGGATCCACCTCCTCCGTGAGCGCGAAGAGCAGCTCGGCGAGGCGGTCGCCGAGCTCGTCGAAGGCGCCGCTCGCCTCTGGTCCGGCGAGCGCGGCCGTGCGCAACGCCCGCTCGTAGACCCCGCTGAGCACCGGCATCGCGCGCTCGACCGGGATCACGAAGCGGCGTCCCGCCGCGGCGATCACGCGCTCGACGACCCCAGCGATGCTGGCGTAGAAGCGATCCATGAACTCGTGGTGGCCGGGCGCGATCGATGGGTCGCGCATGGCGAGCAGCAGGAACTCGGCCTCGAGCACGAACCAGGCGGTCGCGTCGCTCGCCGGCGCGAAGAACTCAACGATGTAGCGCGCCGCCTCCGCTGGGGAGATGCAGCCGCTGCGCTCGCGCAGGCCGGGTTCCAGCTCGCGTGCCTTCTCCGCGAGATCCTCGGCCCGCCGTTCGAACTCGCGCTCCAAGAGCGCCAGGAAGAGCTGCTCCTTGCTCGAGAAGTTCGAGTAGAAGGCGCCGCGGGTGAACCCGGCGCGGGCGCACACGGCCTCGACGGAGGCGCCCTGCAAGCCCTCCTCGGCGAAGACCTCGACGGCGGCGTCGAGCAGTCGCGTGCGGGTCTCCTGGCGTCTGGCACTCGGAGTCGACATGTCACCATCTTCGCACGTTCAGCCGGCTCGAAGGCGGTGCGGATACATTGGTGTATCGAAAGCGATGCACGAGTGCATCGAGAGCACCCCCTCCCGCGACCGAAAGGCCCGCATGTCCACGCTGCTCTATGCCCTCGGCCGGTGGGCGATCCGCGCGAAGACCCTCGTCCTCATCCTCTGGATCGCGGTGCTCGCCCTGCTCGGCGCCGGCGCGGGGCTCTTCGGCCAGGGCGCCAACGCACCCATCACGATCCCGGGCACCGAGTCGCAGGAGGCGATCACCGAGCTCGGTCGCACCTTCCCCGAGGTCAGCGGCACGAGTGCGACGATCATCGTCGTCGCGGCGGACGGCGAGCGGGTCGACGACGCGGCCTATGAGCAGATCATCTCCGATGCCGCGGCGGATCTCGAGGACGTGCGCGATGTCACGGCGGTGCAGACGCCGTTCTCGGAGCTGGCCGGCGGCGGGCTCGCCGACGACGGCAGCGCCGCGCTCATCACCGTGCAGGTCGAGGGCGACATGAGCACGGTGCCGGACGCGACGGTCGAGGGGATCGAGCGGGCCACCGAGGAGATCCGGGATCAGCTGCCGCAGGGCGCCCAGGCGTCCTACGGAGGGGAGATGTTCTCCGCCGCCGTGCCGGGGATCAGCCCCACCGAGGCGATCGGCGTGCTGGTCGCCTTCGTGGTGCTGATCCTGACGCTCGGATCGCTCATCGCGGCCGGCATGCCCCTGCTCATCGCGATTCTCGGCGTCGGGGTCTCCATCGCGGGCCTCTTCCTCGTCACCGCGTTCGCCGACCTCACGTCGACCACCCCCATGCTCGCGCTCATGCTCGGCCTGGCCGTGGGCATCGACTACACGCTCTTCATCGTGAGCCGGCACCAGGAGCAGCTGCGCGCGGGCCTCGGCGTCGAGGAGTCGATCGCGCGCGCCACCGCCACCAGCGGATCGGCGGTGGTGTTCGCCGGCCTTACCGTGATCATCGCGCTCGTGGGTCTCGCGGTCGCCGGGATCCCGTTCCTCACCGCGCTCGGCGTCGCCGCCGCCGCCGCGGTCGCCATCGCGGTGCTCATCGCGATCACGCTCACCCCCGCAGTCATGGCGATGGCCGGGATGCGGATCCTGCCGAAGAAGCAGCGATCCGTCGTTCTGCGTGAGGAACGAGGCGCAGAATCCAGTCGGGTGGATCCTGCGACTCGCAAGCTCGCGCAGGATGACGGGGAGACGCCGCACGCGCAGGATGACGGGGAGACGCCGCACGCTCCCTCGCGCGCCGACCGCTTCTTCGCCGGCTGGGTGCGCACGGTGACCCGGCGCCCGATCATCACGATCGCGGCGGTGCTCGTCGCCCTCGGCCTCGCCGCCGTTCCCGCGCTCGACCTGCGTCTCGCGCTCCCCAACGCGACCTCGCTGCCCGCCGACGATCCCGCCCGCGTCACCTACGAGCTGACGGGCGAGCACTTCGGCGAGGGCCACAACGGCCCGCTGCTGCTCACCGGCTCGATCATCACGAGCGAGGACCCGCTGGGACTCATGGAGGATCTCGCCGACGAGGTGCGGCAGGTCCCCGGCGTCGCCGAAGTGCCCCTCGCCACCCCGAACCAGGGCGCCGACACCGGGATCATCCAGGTGGTGCCCGAGGAGGGCCCCCACGCCGAGAGCACCGCGCAGCTCGTGCACGAGCTGCGCGAGCTGCACGACGTGTGGCAGGAGGAGTACGGCGTGAGCCTCGCGGTGACGGGCTTCACCGCGGTCGGCATCGACGTCTCCGAGATGCTCATGCAGGCGCTGCTGCCCTTCGGCATCCTGGTGGTCGGGCTCTCGCTGATCCTGCTCGCCATGGTCTTCCGCTCCGTCTGGGTGCCCGTCAAGGCCACGCTCGGCTATCTGCTCTCGGTGGGCGCCGCGTTCGGCGCGGTCGTCGCGGTGTTCCAGTGGGGCTGGTTCGCCGATCTGCTGCACGTGAGCGCCGCGGGCCCGGTGCTGAGCTTCATGCCCATCATCCTCATGGGCGTGCTCTTCGGCCTGGCGATGGACTACGAGGTGTTCCTCGTCTCGCGCATCCGCGAGGAGTACGTGCACGGGGCGACGGCGCGCGACGCGATCCGGCGCGGCTTCGTCGGCAGCGCGAAGGTGGTCACGGCCGCCGCCCTCATCATGTTCGCCGTGTTCGCCGCATTCGTGCCGGAGGGCGACCCCAGCATCAAGGTGATCGCGCTGGGTCTCGCGGTCGGTGTGTTCGTCGACGCGTTCATCGTGCGCATGACGCTCGTGCCGGCGGTGCTCGCGCTGCTCGGGGATCGCGCGTGGTGGATGCCGCGC
This window encodes:
- a CDS encoding MMPL family transporter; the protein is MSTLLYALGRWAIRAKTLVLILWIAVLALLGAGAGLFGQGANAPITIPGTESQEAITELGRTFPEVSGTSATIIVVAADGERVDDAAYEQIISDAAADLEDVRDVTAVQTPFSELAGGGLADDGSAALITVQVEGDMSTVPDATVEGIERATEEIRDQLPQGAQASYGGEMFSAAVPGISPTEAIGVLVAFVVLILTLGSLIAAGMPLLIAILGVGVSIAGLFLVTAFADLTSTTPMLALMLGLAVGIDYTLFIVSRHQEQLRAGLGVEESIARATATSGSAVVFAGLTVIIALVGLAVAGIPFLTALGVAAAAAVAIAVLIAITLTPAVMAMAGMRILPKKQRSVVLREERGAESSRVDPATRKLAQDDGETPHAQDDGETPHAPSRADRFFAGWVRTVTRRPIITIAAVLVALGLAAVPALDLRLALPNATSLPADDPARVTYELTGEHFGEGHNGPLLLTGSIITSEDPLGLMEDLADEVRQVPGVAEVPLATPNQGADTGIIQVVPEEGPHAESTAQLVHELRELHDVWQEEYGVSLAVTGFTAVGIDVSEMLMQALLPFGILVVGLSLILLAMVFRSVWVPVKATLGYLLSVGAAFGAVVAVFQWGWFADLLHVSAAGPVLSFMPIILMGVLFGLAMDYEVFLVSRIREEYVHGATARDAIRRGFVGSAKVVTAAALIMFAVFAAFVPEGDPSIKVIALGLAVGVFVDAFIVRMTLVPAVLALLGDRAWWMPRWLSRLLPAFDVEGEGLSREIAHAEWPDDLPRAAIAAERLLLPHHVRVPRLRVAAGEVLLLDPRDPASLPLAETLTGRGPIIAGTVKVDGLLLPERSASLRARSAWCGPESLREALRDRPSVLLLDLRDAAERPMTLDRVDDVRSALAAATVETSRGSAPELAIVVLGGRDLAERLLPADARFVEPDADPGADDPAPADASPADPAQTLEGAAR